Proteins found in one Sulfuricurvum sp. IAE1 genomic segment:
- a CDS encoding NUDIX domain-containing protein, with protein MIQEITVLPCEKSDYVRPKRLSYRQDGILKTWDMVEVHDSVAILLFHAEHDSLIVVRQFRPPVYLKNGEGYTYELCAGIVDKDKPLRKIAHEEVLEECGYDVPLERIERVTSFYTAVGFAGSVQTLYYAVVDDSMKVSDGGGIDVEAIEVVEIPRCEAKHFAMDETKAKTPGLMFGFSWFLEKFEVLKKH; from the coding sequence ATGATACAGGAGATTACGGTACTGCCGTGCGAAAAATCCGATTACGTCAGGCCAAAGCGTCTTTCGTACCGCCAGGACGGGATTCTGAAAACCTGGGATATGGTCGAGGTCCACGACAGCGTTGCGATTCTTTTGTTCCATGCGGAGCATGATTCGCTGATCGTCGTACGCCAGTTTCGTCCCCCCGTTTATCTCAAAAACGGTGAGGGTTACACCTACGAGCTCTGCGCCGGGATTGTGGACAAAGACAAACCGCTCAGGAAAATTGCCCACGAAGAGGTTCTCGAAGAGTGCGGTTATGATGTCCCGCTCGAACGGATCGAGAGGGTAACGTCGTTTTATACCGCAGTCGGTTTTGCCGGTTCGGTGCAGACCCTTTACTATGCGGTTGTGGACGATTCGATGAAGGTAAGCGACGGTGGCGGCATCGATGTCGAAGCGATCGAAGTGGTCGAGATTCCGCGGTGCGAAGCGAAACATTTTGCGATGGACGAGACGAAGGCGAAGACACCGGGGCTGATGTTCGGCTTTTCGTGGTTTCTGGAAAAATTTGAGGTATTGAAAAAACACTAA
- a CDS encoding peptidoglycan DD-metalloendopeptidase family protein, with product MGRFFALLLLPMLLFGAVVKPFKWKDGESFLSFLERKKLPLSVYYNMDKEDQKLTEDIPYNANCQLLVDRKNIIRQILIPVNDELQLQIYYVPKKGYKMKVIPIISEEFKETLYLPLQTIPYDDILKTTGSKNLASVFVKMFKGRVDFRKGIKKGDPIVMVYTQKYRLGKPFSMPEVHGAMIEVGGKRYAVYRHTDGRYYDEKGAQYEKFIFKLPMRNPRITSRFTKSRFHPVLKRYRAHLGVDFGARPGTPILSTGDGRVSFAGYSRGYGKTIKIRHSNGLTSLYAHQKSFKSGIKSGSKVKQGQIIGYVGSTGLSSGPHLHFGMYRGSTPIDPLTVMKKKTEGFSGKEAKAFKAIRNKMDREFKAALTKKPVRKPYFDFHETYYVDTETLKPKPF from the coding sequence ATGGGTCGTTTTTTCGCATTGTTGTTATTGCCCATGCTCCTTTTCGGTGCCGTAGTCAAGCCGTTCAAATGGAAAGACGGAGAGAGTTTTTTGAGTTTTCTGGAACGTAAAAAACTCCCTCTCTCGGTCTACTACAACATGGACAAGGAAGACCAGAAACTCACCGAGGACATCCCGTACAACGCCAACTGCCAGTTGCTCGTCGATCGCAAAAACATCATACGCCAGATTCTGATCCCCGTCAATGACGAACTGCAGCTGCAGATTTATTACGTTCCCAAAAAAGGGTACAAGATGAAGGTGATCCCGATTATCAGCGAAGAGTTCAAAGAGACCCTCTATCTTCCGCTGCAAACGATCCCCTACGACGACATCCTCAAAACGACCGGATCGAAAAATCTCGCGTCGGTGTTCGTCAAAATGTTCAAAGGGCGGGTCGACTTTCGCAAAGGGATCAAAAAAGGGGACCCCATCGTCATGGTCTATACCCAGAAATACCGTCTGGGTAAACCCTTTTCGATGCCCGAAGTGCATGGCGCGATGATCGAAGTGGGAGGAAAACGCTACGCCGTCTACCGCCATACCGACGGACGCTATTACGATGAAAAAGGGGCGCAGTACGAGAAATTCATCTTCAAACTTCCGATGCGCAATCCCCGGATCACCTCCCGTTTTACCAAAAGCCGTTTCCACCCGGTATTGAAGCGTTACCGCGCCCATCTCGGGGTCGATTTCGGCGCCCGTCCGGGTACGCCCATCCTCTCTACCGGAGACGGACGGGTCAGCTTTGCGGGCTATTCGCGCGGATACGGGAAAACGATCAAGATCCGCCATTCCAACGGTCTTACCAGCCTCTACGCCCACCAAAAGTCGTTCAAGTCCGGGATAAAATCGGGTTCCAAGGTCAAGCAGGGGCAGATTATCGGTTATGTCGGTTCTACCGGCCTCTCTTCAGGCCCCCACCTCCATTTCGGGATGTACCGGGGCAGTACCCCTATCGACCCGCTCACCGTCATGAAGAAAAAAACGGAAGGGTTCAGCGGAAAAGAGGCCAAAGCCTTCAAGGCGATCCGCAACAAAATGGACCGGGAGTTCAAAGCCGCATTGACCAAAAAACCGGTGCGCAAACCCTATTTCGATTTTCACGAAACTTATTACGTAGACACCGAGACGCTCAAACCCAAACCGTTCTAA
- a CDS encoding plasminogen-binding N-terminal domain-containing protein: MRIWFISLVTFGALGASPISTPLLDVQNDRAAVMGKELRPGMSGFIVRHLDASHSTIIANALVEETNPSNGRALLRLSEYDGIHQDSLPGGNWQPKADDAAVLGYDYSRAMLIAPNDDTYDAITKSMSGVEWVHPDIFTAYLSREGHPTPTTEDFHRYCTSNSIGLLYIQSAETLFTLDCKSFTYLQSAPSRSVSEKSVVPFYTRVPTIRAAWFGEGSSRMESYEPHYLEAIVLNNSKNRELYELFKAKFSDKSALLRHFDLKE, translated from the coding sequence ATGCGCATCTGGTTTATTTCCCTGGTCACATTCGGCGCCCTTGGCGCTTCACCCATCTCCACCCCGCTGCTTGACGTCCAAAACGACCGTGCTGCCGTCATGGGCAAAGAGCTTCGGCCCGGGATGAGCGGGTTTATCGTCCGCCATCTCGACGCGTCGCACAGCACGATCATCGCCAATGCCCTCGTTGAAGAGACCAACCCCTCAAACGGCCGTGCGCTCTTGCGCCTCAGCGAATACGACGGCATCCACCAAGACTCGCTCCCCGGCGGAAACTGGCAGCCAAAAGCGGACGATGCCGCGGTTTTGGGATACGACTATTCTCGGGCAATGCTCATCGCGCCCAACGACGACACCTACGATGCGATCACCAAAAGCATGAGCGGCGTCGAATGGGTTCATCCCGACATTTTTACCGCCTATCTCTCCCGCGAAGGGCATCCTACTCCCACGACCGAGGATTTCCACCGTTACTGCACGTCCAACTCGATCGGTCTGCTCTACATCCAAAGTGCCGAAACCCTTTTCACCCTCGACTGCAAAAGCTTTACCTATCTCCAGAGCGCTCCTTCACGGTCGGTATCGGAGAAGAGCGTGGTGCCGTTTTACACCCGCGTTCCGACGATCCGGGCGGCATGGTTCGGCGAGGGAAGCTCGCGCATGGAGAGTTACGAACCCCATTATCTCGAAGCGATCGTTTTAAACAATTCCAAGAACCGTGAGCTATATGAGTTGTTCAAAGCGAAATTTAGCGATAAAAGTGCACTATTGCGCCATTTCGACCTGAAGGAATAA
- a CDS encoding FAD-linked oxidase C-terminal domain-containing protein, translated as MLSPSAIEFFTHLLGKENVYSDKAHLIAYSYDATRERFEPDAVLFPRHEQDVSDILKYCNKHRIVIVPRGAGSGFTGGALPAHGGIVLAFEKHMNKILEIDMQNMVAVVQPGVINKELQRAVEEVGLFYPPDPASQEYSTIGGNVNENAGGMRAAKYGITKDYVMAIRAVLPNGDVIKAGKRTIKDVAGYNIAGILIASEGTLAVTTEVTLKLLSKPKMTKTAMGIFPTVKDAMEAVYKTMASGVTPVAMEFLDNLTIRAVEQVYSKGLPVEAGAILVTDVDGNLEEDLDFQLGVIERVFRENGCSDFRIAQNQQEASDLWFARRNASQSLSVYGSKKLNEDVTVPRSALPELLEKFYAIADKYGIKIPCFGHTGDGNVHTNVMVDGKDPEQVKIGYKAIEEVFQATVDLGGTLSGEHGIGLAKAPYMHMAFTSEEMALFQSIKRAFDPNNILNPAKMGLE; from the coding sequence ATGCTCTCACCCAGCGCAATCGAATTTTTTACCCATCTTCTGGGAAAAGAAAACGTCTACAGTGACAAGGCCCACCTGATCGCGTACAGTTACGACGCGACCCGCGAACGGTTTGAACCCGACGCCGTTCTTTTCCCCCGCCATGAACAAGACGTCAGCGACATTCTCAAATACTGTAACAAACACCGTATCGTAATCGTCCCGCGCGGTGCGGGGAGCGGTTTCACCGGTGGAGCGCTTCCGGCCCACGGCGGTATCGTACTGGCGTTCGAAAAACACATGAACAAAATCCTCGAAATCGACATGCAAAACATGGTTGCCGTCGTTCAGCCGGGGGTCATCAACAAAGAACTTCAGCGTGCCGTCGAGGAGGTGGGGCTGTTTTATCCGCCCGATCCCGCCAGCCAGGAGTACTCCACGATCGGGGGAAACGTCAATGAAAACGCAGGCGGCATGCGCGCCGCCAAATACGGCATCACGAAAGACTACGTCATGGCGATCCGTGCCGTCCTTCCCAACGGCGATGTCATCAAAGCGGGGAAACGAACCATCAAGGACGTCGCGGGATACAATATTGCCGGGATCCTTATCGCTTCGGAAGGGACACTGGCCGTCACTACCGAAGTGACCCTTAAACTCCTCTCCAAACCAAAAATGACCAAAACCGCGATGGGGATCTTCCCGACCGTCAAAGACGCGATGGAAGCGGTGTACAAAACGATGGCCAGCGGGGTTACCCCGGTGGCGATGGAGTTTCTGGACAATCTCACCATCCGCGCGGTCGAACAGGTCTATTCCAAAGGGCTCCCGGTCGAAGCCGGGGCGATTCTCGTCACCGACGTCGACGGCAATCTCGAAGAGGACCTTGATTTCCAGCTGGGAGTCATCGAACGGGTTTTCCGCGAAAACGGATGCAGCGATTTTCGAATCGCCCAAAACCAGCAGGAAGCTTCGGATTTGTGGTTTGCCCGTCGCAACGCGAGCCAGTCGCTTTCGGTTTACGGAAGCAAAAAGCTCAACGAGGACGTCACGGTTCCCCGCTCCGCACTCCCCGAGCTGCTCGAAAAATTCTACGCCATCGCCGACAAATACGGTATTAAAATCCCCTGCTTCGGACATACGGGGGACGGCAACGTCCATACGAACGTCATGGTCGACGGCAAGGACCCTGAACAGGTCAAGATCGGGTACAAAGCGATTGAAGAGGTGTTCCAGGCAACAGTCGACCTGGGAGGGACGCTGAGCGGCGAACACGGTATCGGACTGGCCAAAGCCCCCTATATGCACATGGCCTTCACCTCCGAAGAGATGGCGCTGTTCCAGTCGATCAAACGTGCCTTCGATCCCAACAACATCCTTAACCCCGCCAAGATGGGACTTGAATAA
- a CDS encoding YihY family inner membrane protein, which produces MDYRTAWRRTRLFFLMLFDRDITVYASSLSFYTIFTVVPLLIISLSLIANVPVFEEQYAKIQIFIFENIMPVHTAAIAGYLESFFQNSVQLGIIGFTTMVVSSMLFFQNFENIAEKIFKAPPRRFWDALTTYWTLITLTPIVLITSMSLRSYIQTSFGGEWIATVLSVFPFLLLWGIFFIIYKIAINAEVSTKAAAFSSFVVALVWGVAKNSFVQYVFMNHTYATMYGSFSSLIFFFLWIYVSWIIVIYGMKLCYLINRAAKHRAARHP; this is translated from the coding sequence ATGGATTACCGAACGGCATGGCGGCGGACGCGGCTTTTTTTCCTGATGCTTTTCGACCGTGACATCACGGTCTATGCGTCCAGTCTCAGTTTCTACACGATTTTCACGGTCGTCCCGCTGCTGATCATTTCGCTGAGCCTTATCGCCAACGTTCCCGTTTTCGAAGAACAGTACGCCAAAATCCAGATTTTCATTTTCGAAAACATCATGCCGGTCCATACCGCGGCGATCGCCGGGTACCTTGAATCATTTTTCCAAAATTCGGTTCAGCTGGGGATTATCGGATTTACGACGATGGTCGTCTCGTCGATGCTCTTTTTCCAAAACTTCGAAAACATCGCCGAAAAGATTTTCAAAGCCCCTCCCCGCCGATTCTGGGATGCACTCACCACCTACTGGACCCTGATCACTCTCACCCCCATCGTCCTCATCACCTCGATGAGCCTGCGTTCGTATATCCAGACCTCCTTCGGCGGTGAATGGATCGCCACCGTGTTGTCGGTTTTCCCTTTCCTGCTGCTGTGGGGGATCTTTTTTATCATCTACAAAATCGCGATCAACGCCGAAGTCTCCACCAAAGCCGCGGCGTTCAGCTCGTTCGTCGTCGCGCTGGTGTGGGGAGTCGCCAAGAACAGTTTTGTACAGTACGTTTTTATGAACCACACCTACGCGACAATGTACGGTTCGTTTTCTTCGCTGATCTTTTTCTTCCTGTGGATCTACGTCTCGTGGATTATCGTCATCTACGGGATGAAACTATGTTATCTGATAAACCGCGCCGCCAAACACCGCGCCGCCCGTCACCCCTAA
- a CDS encoding ComEC/Rec2 family competence protein: protein MRVLERVELFDRSGAFVFAALAFLIAFVSLAWEYYGYRELTRFDDPLVRAAVIDQEVRLIGDMPKTSIKFRLEGGAAVRSAMSPYLRDLRGREVLLELKVKHLSFLDYLRGFRAQAVIEEVYPPLSLKEKGYRAIASMHDDIWMKELYGALFVATPFSQELQELVGAMGLSHILSISGYHYGIITLIIYFLLRRPYGWVQSRYFPYRHGHRDLFGVVAAVLFAYLWALEFNPAMVRAFGMLVVGYWLYDRGIRIVSFQTLLIAVILLLAFWPRLFFALGFWFSAFGVLSIFVFLRHYEHWKPWQIFLALHVWCYLVLLPVSLAVFGKFGWAHIASIPLALLFNLYYPLVAALHLTPWASWFDPYLIALFEWGDVRTVYVPMWAGIASVVLALAAMVRKEAFWALGVTGGAVFGGAVYQIT, encoded by the coding sequence ATGAGGGTGCTGGAGCGGGTCGAACTGTTCGATCGCTCCGGTGCTTTCGTTTTTGCCGCATTAGCCTTTCTCATCGCTTTTGTCTCTCTTGCATGGGAATACTACGGCTACCGCGAACTGACCCGTTTCGACGATCCCCTGGTGCGTGCCGCGGTGATCGATCAGGAAGTCCGCCTGATCGGGGATATGCCCAAAACATCGATCAAGTTCCGCCTGGAGGGAGGAGCGGCCGTACGAAGCGCGATGAGCCCTTATCTGCGGGATTTGCGGGGGCGGGAAGTGCTGCTGGAACTGAAGGTGAAACACCTCTCGTTTCTTGATTATCTGCGGGGATTCCGGGCTCAAGCCGTGATCGAAGAGGTCTATCCGCCGCTAAGCCTCAAAGAAAAAGGGTACCGCGCCATTGCGTCCATGCACGACGATATATGGATGAAAGAGCTCTACGGGGCGCTTTTCGTGGCAACCCCCTTTTCGCAGGAACTTCAGGAGCTCGTCGGCGCGATGGGACTGAGCCACATCCTCTCGATCAGCGGCTACCATTACGGCATCATTACCCTCATCATTTATTTCCTCCTACGCCGACCTTATGGATGGGTTCAAAGCCGTTATTTTCCCTACCGTCACGGCCATCGGGATCTTTTTGGGGTAGTGGCAGCCGTTTTGTTCGCTTATTTGTGGGCGCTGGAGTTCAATCCTGCAATGGTACGCGCGTTCGGGATGCTCGTTGTGGGGTACTGGCTGTATGACCGCGGCATACGGATCGTTTCCTTCCAGACCCTGCTCATCGCGGTGATTTTGCTGCTGGCGTTTTGGCCGAGGCTCTTTTTCGCCCTCGGCTTCTGGTTTTCGGCGTTCGGCGTACTGTCGATTTTCGTCTTTCTGCGTCATTATGAACACTGGAAGCCGTGGCAGATTTTTTTGGCGTTACACGTATGGTGCTATCTGGTGCTCCTCCCCGTTTCCCTTGCGGTATTCGGGAAGTTCGGTTGGGCTCATATCGCCTCGATTCCGCTGGCACTGCTCTTCAACCTTTACTATCCACTTGTAGCGGCGCTTCATCTCACCCCCTGGGCATCGTGGTTCGACCCCTATCTGATCGCACTGTTCGAATGGGGGGATGTGCGAACGGTGTACGTTCCGATGTGGGCGGGGATAGCAAGCGTCGTTCTTGCCCTCGCGGCGATGGTCCGCAAAGAGGCGTTTTGGGCGTTAGGGGTGACGGGCGGCGCGGTGTTTGGCGGCGCGGTTTATCAGATAACATAG
- the dnaB gene encoding replicative DNA helicase — MEESLYNLAFERSILSSIIFDPSQFDEFEAVLSPEDFYLAAHQEIYRSMLSLSHRDLPIDEEFIKKELNAKGQFDERVMVEILTANPIANTKAYVQEIKDKAIKRHLLTLTTEIKRVTLEEELGGTDVVDLVEKKLYEITQSSQATDFKDAPTVTDETMRYIEEMKARGDAVLVGVDTGYAELNKMTTGFGKGDLVIIAARPAMGKCLGKGTKVVMFDGTLKNVEEVKTGDLLMGDDSKPRKVLSLARGREMMYWIRQNKGIDYRVNESHILSLKRSRKEGPHEHGDVLDISLRDYISRSDKFKNNYKGYKVGIEFDEQSCAVDPYFLGIWLGDGTKSNVAIATKDREIVEYLEGYAQNLGLKVTEVASEGKCPTYSITSGHRGGDQSQKFSLQAVLREMNLLDNKYIPHEYIRNSRHNRLELLAGLIDSDGYYDDRYHVFEIVQKDEALARQIKYLIDTLGFRASLVPKKAAIKSIGYETTVYRIRIAGDLDQIPVKIERKKARKRKTTRDVKHTGIKVEADRIDDYYGFVIDGNHRFLLEDMTVTHNTSFALNMVQNLLDKGSGVAFFSLEMPAEQLMLRLLSVQTSIQLQRLRVGDMNAEEWKRLNDAVEKMRHSKLFVDDHGSVNIHQLRSKLRKLKSRHPEIELAVIDYLQIMNGTGGKDRHLEVSEISRGLKMLARELGIPIVALSQLNRSLESRADKRPMLSDIRESGSIEQDADIILFVYRNDVYLYKEEKEREKEAIAAGKEFISKYVEKEEEEAEIIIGKQRNGPTGHVKLMFQKKFTRFVDRPTFGAAQIVYENIDMKSATMNVEGDEIVSMPVI, encoded by the coding sequence ATGGAAGAATCCCTGTACAACCTGGCGTTCGAGCGCTCGATCCTCAGTTCGATCATTTTCGACCCTTCGCAGTTTGATGAATTCGAAGCGGTGCTGAGCCCCGAAGATTTTTATCTCGCGGCACACCAGGAGATTTACCGCTCCATGCTCTCCCTCTCCCATCGCGATCTTCCCATCGATGAAGAGTTTATCAAGAAGGAGCTGAACGCGAAGGGGCAGTTTGACGAGCGGGTGATGGTCGAGATCCTTACCGCCAACCCGATCGCCAACACCAAAGCCTACGTCCAGGAGATCAAGGACAAGGCGATCAAGCGCCACCTCCTGACGCTGACTACCGAAATCAAGCGCGTGACCCTCGAAGAGGAGCTCGGTGGAACCGACGTCGTCGATCTCGTCGAGAAAAAGCTCTACGAAATCACCCAAAGCTCGCAGGCGACCGATTTCAAGGACGCTCCGACGGTGACGGATGAGACGATGCGTTACATCGAGGAGATGAAAGCGCGCGGTGACGCTGTACTTGTCGGCGTCGATACGGGGTATGCGGAACTGAACAAAATGACAACGGGATTTGGAAAAGGGGATCTGGTCATCATCGCGGCGCGTCCGGCGATGGGGAAATGTCTAGGGAAAGGGACTAAAGTCGTTATGTTTGACGGAACGCTTAAGAACGTCGAAGAAGTCAAGACGGGCGATTTATTAATGGGAGATGATTCAAAACCAAGAAAAGTTCTTTCGCTGGCACGCGGACGCGAAATGATGTATTGGATTCGACAGAATAAAGGAATTGATTATCGTGTCAACGAATCGCATATTCTGTCCTTAAAGCGAAGTCGCAAAGAAGGGCCTCATGAACATGGTGACGTTCTTGATATTTCACTCAGGGATTATATTTCACGTTCTGATAAATTCAAAAACAATTACAAAGGGTATAAGGTAGGGATTGAATTTGATGAACAGTCTTGTGCGGTAGATCCCTATTTTCTGGGTATATGGCTTGGAGATGGGACTAAAAGCAATGTAGCTATTGCAACTAAAGATAGAGAAATCGTCGAGTATCTTGAAGGATATGCACAAAATTTAGGCTTGAAAGTAACGGAAGTAGCTTCTGAAGGAAAATGCCCAACCTATTCGATTACTTCTGGGCATAGAGGGGGTGATCAATCTCAAAAGTTTTCTCTTCAGGCGGTTCTACGTGAGATGAATCTGCTTGACAATAAGTATATTCCTCATGAGTATATTCGCAACAGTCGTCACAATCGTCTTGAGCTTCTTGCTGGATTGATTGACAGTGACGGATATTATGACGATCGGTACCATGTTTTTGAAATAGTTCAGAAAGACGAGGCATTGGCTCGCCAAATAAAGTATCTTATCGATACGCTTGGTTTTCGAGCGTCACTGGTTCCAAAAAAAGCAGCAATAAAATCTATTGGATATGAAACAACAGTATACAGGATACGTATTGCTGGAGATTTAGACCAAATACCCGTCAAAATTGAACGTAAAAAAGCAAGGAAGAGAAAAACTACAAGAGACGTGAAGCATACGGGTATCAAGGTCGAAGCAGATCGAATTGATGATTATTATGGGTTCGTAATTGATGGTAATCACCGCTTTTTACTCGAAGATATGACCGTAACGCACAACACCTCGTTTGCGCTGAACATGGTTCAAAACCTCCTCGACAAAGGGAGCGGAGTCGCGTTTTTCTCCCTAGAGATGCCCGCCGAACAGCTGATGCTCCGTCTCTTAAGTGTCCAGACGTCGATCCAGCTGCAGCGGTTGAGGGTCGGGGACATGAACGCCGAGGAGTGGAAACGGCTCAACGATGCGGTGGAGAAGATGCGCCATTCCAAGCTTTTTGTCGATGACCACGGATCGGTCAACATCCATCAGCTCCGTTCCAAACTTCGCAAGCTCAAAAGCCGTCATCCCGAGATTGAACTGGCCGTCATCGACTACCTCCAGATCATGAACGGCACCGGGGGGAAAGACCGCCATCTCGAGGTGAGTGAGATTTCGCGGGGGCTCAAAATGCTGGCGCGGGAACTGGGGATCCCCATCGTCGCCCTTTCACAGCTCAACCGGAGCCTCGAATCGCGCGCGGACAAACGTCCGATGCTCAGCGATATCCGCGAATCGGGATCGATCGAGCAGGATGCCGATATCATTCTTTTCGTCTACCGTAACGACGTCTACCTCTACAAAGAGGAAAAAGAGCGGGAAAAAGAGGCGATTGCCGCCGGAAAAGAGTTTATCTCCAAGTACGTCGAAAAAGAGGAAGAGGAAGCCGAAATCATCATCGGCAAGCAGCGTAACGGGCCGACGGGGCATGTGAAGCTGATGTTCCAGAAGAAGTTTACCCGGTTCGTCGACCGCCCGACGTTCGGCGCCGCACAGATTGTGTATGAAAACATCGATATGAAGAGCGCGACGATGAACGTCGAGGGAGACGAAATCGTCTCGATGCCGGTGATTTAG
- the ispG gene encoding flavodoxin-dependent (E)-4-hydroxy-3-methylbut-2-enyl-diphosphate synthase — translation MITRYPTKQIFVGNVAIGGDAPISVQSMTYSRTADVAATVEQINRLHFAGCDIVRVAVPDEEDALALKAIKEQISLPLVADIHFNYKLALIAAESVDCIRINPGNIGEKNRVREVVKACRERNIPIRIGVNAGSLEKEFEQRYGATPEGMVASAEYNIKFLEDLGFTDIKVSLKASDVQRTVEAYRLLRPKNNYPFHLGVTEAGTAFHATIKSAIGLGTLLLEGIGDTMRVSITGELEEEIRVGRAILKDSGVAKEGPNIISCPTCGRIEADLVSAVSVIEERVKHIKKPLDLSVMGCVVNAIGEAKHADVAIAYGKGSGLVMVKGEVVARLEEDKLVERFVEEVEKMAKEEE, via the coding sequence ATGATTACACGCTATCCTACCAAACAGATTTTTGTCGGAAACGTCGCGATCGGCGGGGATGCGCCGATATCGGTGCAGTCGATGACCTATTCGCGCACCGCGGACGTCGCCGCGACGGTGGAGCAGATCAATCGTCTGCATTTCGCCGGATGCGATATCGTCCGCGTCGCCGTCCCCGACGAAGAGGACGCCCTGGCGCTCAAAGCGATTAAAGAGCAGATATCGCTACCCCTCGTCGCTGATATCCATTTCAATTATAAACTTGCCCTCATCGCCGCCGAAAGCGTCGACTGCATCCGGATCAATCCCGGAAACATCGGGGAGAAAAACCGGGTCCGGGAAGTGGTCAAAGCGTGCCGGGAACGGAATATCCCGATCCGGATCGGGGTCAATGCGGGGAGTCTGGAAAAAGAGTTCGAGCAGCGCTACGGGGCGACGCCGGAGGGGATGGTCGCTTCGGCCGAATACAACATCAAATTTCTCGAAGATCTCGGTTTTACCGACATCAAAGTCTCTCTCAAAGCCAGCGACGTCCAGCGCACCGTCGAAGCCTACCGGCTGCTTCGGCCCAAAAACAACTACCCTTTCCATCTGGGAGTGACCGAAGCGGGGACCGCCTTTCACGCGACGATCAAAAGCGCGATTGGGCTGGGGACGCTGTTGCTGGAGGGGATCGGCGATACGATGCGCGTCTCCATCACGGGGGAACTCGAAGAGGAGATTCGCGTAGGCCGCGCGATTCTCAAAGACAGTGGCGTCGCCAAAGAGGGCCCCAACATCATCTCCTGCCCCACCTGCGGCCGAATCGAAGCCGATCTGGTGAGTGCGGTCAGCGTGATCGAAGAGCGGGTTAAGCATATCAAAAAGCCGCTCGACCTCTCGGTGATGGGATGCGTCGTCAACGCGATCGGCGAAGCCAAGCACGCCGACGTGGCGATTGCTTACGGCAAAGGCTCGGGGCTTGTGATGGTCAAGGGGGAGGTGGTCGCCCGCCTCGAAGAGGACAAGCTGGTCGAGCGTTTTGTGGAAGAAGTTGAGAAAATGGCGAAAGAGGAAGAGTAA